The Equus caballus isolate H_3958 breed thoroughbred chromosome 19, TB-T2T, whole genome shotgun sequence DNA window TCCTGCCCTGAGGGACACAGATGACGTAACTTATTCAAGCTTTGCACAGGTACCAGAGACATGTAGCCATATGTGAGATACCCCAAAAAGTGCTctaagtgagagagaaataataaaatgtacataaaaatatgaaagggaTTCAGAGATGGAAGTGTCGTTGGAAGTGGCCTCATGGACCAAGTGGGCCTGACGTCAGTGTAAGATTTGGGTTAGTAGAGGAGACAGGAGATGTCTTTGGACCAGGACAGAGTGGTGAGGAGGGCTCAGTGTTAGGATACGGAGGAGAGGAAACGCCTAGCTCAAGGCCTGGAGCAGGGGATGATCAATATGTAGAACTTACAGAAGGAAAGTTAAAACCCGGGCGGTAGGAGAATGTTGAACATGGAGGGTATCAGCCTGAAAAGAGGGAATATCTGTGCTTTCATAAAGTATGGACCACTCTCCCCACGTGAACGTTTTATATGGCATAGATGGTGATGTGGAACTCAGACTCCTTTTATTGCCTGTCGTGGGTATCACTGCGGCATGTCAAATTCCCCAACACTTAGCAGTTTAGAACCACCGTTACCTTGTGTGTGCGGgctttgtgggtcaggaatttggattCCTGGGTTCAGGGTACAGCAGGGGCTGCTTATCTGTGCAGCTGATGTCTGGAGCCCCAGCTGGAGAGATTTGTGGAAGGCtaggggctggaatcatctgaaagCTCGTTGACTGTCATGTTTGGTGCCTGGGCTGGGATGACATGAAGACGAGCACTGCGGGCTGCAGCACCTAAACGTGGACTCTTTCTGTGGCTCGGCTTTCTCTTAGCGTGGCAGGCTCAGGGTGGTCTTCTTACGaggtggctcagggctccaagtGTGAATGTTGGAGTGAAAAGGCAGATGTCACCTTTTATGACCCGGCCTTGGTGTCACAGAGTGCTGCCCCGCCATGTTCTGTTCGTTGAAGCCATCACAAGCCCAGCTGGATGCAGGGGAGGGGCATAGACCTTTGATTAGAGGGGTGTCAAAATTTTAAACCTGCTGCATTGCTGACCGTGAAAAGCTgtgacttttcttcctttcttcatttttaggaTTGGTGGGGAGTCCTTAGCAGTTGCCCAGAATACATATGCTGTGAGTTGGTTTAAAGGCAAAGAATTAAACTTGGTGTTTGGACTCCAGCTTAGCATGGCTAGAATTGTAAGTATGATAAACCTAATGAAGCCCAACAGCAAGCAAAAGATTGAATGTTGTGATTATCTCTTAAAAATTTCAGGATGAAGTGTGTTTGCATATGATACATTGggtactgatttttaatatttttctctagaCCATAGTATAGCATTTACCTTACTTTAATTAAGGCATTTCTAACTGTATTTAACTTGGGGTACAGACTAAAATGGCTAATTGCGCATTCATTAGTTCAGAGAACCGGCGCAGTGGGAGGGATCTTACAGGTTTTGTTGTCCGATTTCTTCCCCCATTTCGGCATTGCTGCTGTGAAAGTCTTCACGTACGCTCCCCCAGGCTCTGCGTGCCGTTCGCGGTGATTGGAAGCTCGCTGTGATGGGCGGCCCACCTTCTCCGGCTAACTTCGTAGAGCTCAGCCTCACACAGAGGTGAAGGCCGCCTGCGCGAGTAGCGTGATGGACGGCTCTGACTTTGTCCTCTGGTTaatgttcatttcctctgccgTGCGCCAGCACTTTGCTTACTAAGGCAGCTCTTAAGTTCTTGGTCAGACATGCTCATTTTCTGTGTTTGTCTAAGCCGCATGATGTTGGTTTCAGGTGCTTGACCGTGGTGCTCACACCTCTCTGGACTGAGCACGGGTGGCCACTGCTCCCGGCATTTGCACCCTGGAAAGGATCATGGTGTTTTAGGTTTGGTCTGAAAGATGGCACCCAGGAGAACAACATTATGCTTTTATTAATGCAACCTGTAGGGTGTTCTGACCGTCCCAAACCCCTTTAGGTTTTCTCTTCATAAACTCCTATGAatagaggtttttaaaaaaatccttaccATTAAAAATCAAGCTTTccaaatcctgagaaaaaagaacaaaacgggaggcatcacaatccctgacttcaaaacatactataaagctacagtaatcaaaacagcatggtactggtacaaaaacaggtgcacagatcaatggaacaaaattgaaagcccagaaataaaaccacacatctatggacagcttatctttgacaaaggagctgagggcatacaatggagaaaagaaagtcttttcaacaaatggtgctgggaaaactggaaagccacatgtaaaagaatgaaaattgaccattctttttcaccattcaccaaaataaactgaaaatggattaaagacctaaaggtgagacctgaaaccataaggcttctggaagaaaacgtaggcagtacactctttgacatcaatattaaaaggatcttttcggacaccatgccttctcagaggagggaaacaatagaaagaataaacaaatgggacttcatcagattaaagagcttcttcaaggcaaatgaaaacaggattgaaacaaaaaaacaacccactaactgggaaaaaatatttccaagtcatatatctgacaaaggcttaatatccttaatatataaagaactctcacaactcaatcacaaaacatcaaacaacccaatcaaaaaatgggccggagacatgaacagacatttctccaaagaagatatactgatggccaataggcacatgaaaagatgctcatcatcgctgatcatcagggaaatgcaaatcaaaactacactaagatatcaccttatacccgttagaatgacaaaaatatctaaaactaatagcaacaaatgttggagaggttgcggagaaaaaggaaccctcacacactgctggtgggaatgcaaactggtgcagccactatggaaaacagtatggagattcctcaaaaaactaaaaatagaactaccatacgatccagccatcccactactgggtatttatccaaagagcctgaagtcagcaatcccaaaagtcctgtgcaccccaatgtttattgcagcactgtttacaatagccaagacatggaagcaacctaagtgcccatcaacagacgaatggataaagaagatgtggtacatatatacaatggaatactactcagctgcaaaacagaacaaaatcattccatttgcaataacatggaccttgagagaatgatgttaagtgaaataagccagcaagagaaagataatctgtgtatgactccactcataggaggaatttaaaactatggatcaagaacagtttagtggataccaggggaaaggtggggtggggggtgggcacaaagggtgaagtggtgcacctacaacatgactgacaaacattaatgtacaattgaaatttcacaagattgtaacctatcaataactcaataaaaaaaattagaaagagaaaaaaaaaaaatcaagctttcCAAGACTAATAAATGGCATGAAGATGCTTGTAACATATTTTAGGTAAGAAGAAATCCAGTACAAGAAGTTTTTAACGTAATATTTTATTGTTCGAAATATTTAACACCTATGTGTGTTATATATGTAACATTCCTATATTTTTGTACCTGTgggttctttttaatttttcgcTGTTATAAATGGCACTGTTGTGTGACACTCTATAAAACTTGTCTGCATCTCTGCTTGTTTCCTGAGGCTAGCTTGCTAGGCATGGAATTATTTTTGAGTCAGAGGGTTTATGAGGGTTTCTTAGGACTGTTGACACATATTTCCACATTATCCTCTCAGAGACGTTCAAATCCCCATCCATGGGATATGAGAGAATCCTTTTTATTATAGCTTTGACAGTGCAggctattattactttaaaaaaagtcgTTTCATCAATTTGATAGGAAACacctaaatattattttaacttgTAATTCTTTGATAACTAGTGTGGTTTcccatattttctaaattttatccaCAATTTCTAAGTGTTATTCCCATATTATCTAAATAATATTCTGAGTACTTCATTAATGCATCTTGTGCAAGTCAAGATATGCCTGGCAATTTGTTGATCTTGTCGTCTAGTAACTCCTTAGAGAAGGAGCTAGGATCAGTTGAGCAAGACTCATTCTCAGTGACATCATCCTGACTACTAGAGATCTTCAGCTTCTTTTCTGTGTGACCACAAATCAGTTGTTGTCCATTCAGCTGTGTCCTGAGGCGTCCTGAGGCGCCCTCAGTTTTTAGAAAGGAATCTCGGGCTTCTAGGAGGCGGGTGGGGCTGTTGGAGTGGTGGGGAGACCTGAGGAGGCGGTGGGGTGAGCCGAGCCCGGGCAGCCAGGGTGGCTCTGCTTACTCTGCCTTGTGTGTTTAGGGTCCTTGTGAGATGCGGGGACCAGAGGATCCCATCACAGAGCTGCGGGGTAGACGCAGTCATGTTTCTGCACTTCTCCTGTCCCTGTGCGTCCTCAGGACGGTCACAGAGGCTCTGGCGTTCCTTCTCTGTGACTGTTCTCTTTGCCTGAGCTGTCAGTTTGTTGGAGTTTAGATGCTTGAACTGTGTTCATTACACCTTCAGGTCGTgtacttctcatttttcttattattcaagTCTTAGTTGGGGCTTGAAACTTCAGCACCCTTtgattttcctttgtaatttgttACTTTAAATTAATTATGTTGACAAATCTGAActcgtgaacctgggctgctgtagcgaagcatgcaaacttaaccactatgccactaggctggtcCAACCCCATTTGTACTTTTATTTCCACTTCTTACATTGGAGGATCTTTTCCCACCTCATCTACCTCAGTGTTGTCGTGGTGAGCAGAGGGGAGAGGTGTGTGAAAACTCTGACGACAGTCCGGGAACTTATGCCCGTGAGGTGTTCCTTGGTGGTCTGTGGCAGAAGGAAGATTGCTTCCTTCTGATGACATTCGGTTAGGACGCCTGTAGAGCTTAGATGTTACGGGATCAAGGGTGATGTGATAAGGCAAGAAACCTGCTGGAGCCTGGGCTCTGGTCCTGGCTCTAACTGGTTCCGTCATTTGGACAAGGAagtgcctcatttttcttttctgtaaaatacaGGTGTTTGACCAAAGCTCTCTGGGTCCCTTCTGGCCTCAGGTTCTCTCAGCGGAGGCTCTGCTGTGCCAATTGCTGGGTGTGAGGCCCTCTGGGTTCACCACCTGTGCCTTTTCTCTGAGCAGCATGCTGTCTGGCGAGCCCCGTGGTGTACAGGTGGTTGCTTGCAGAGGCCTGTGGGGTGTCGGGGAATGTCCGGTGCCCTCTTGCCTCCCTTAGAATTCCTTGGGACAGCCTGGTCAAAGAGGGCAGTGGAGAGGCAGTGCCACACTGGCACGCTGTCTCTAGAGAGCCCTCCTGTCACGTTCTTTGCCTTACTTAaaacctcttccttcctctgaaagGCTCTTCTGGATTCCTTCTAGTTCCCTCTACCATGGAGAATTTGAgagttttaaagaattttagaGCCAGAAAAGCCCTATGTTGTCATCAAGTCAAAGCCTCTTATTTACAGATGGGGAggctgcagcccagagaggggtCTCTCTCCATGCCACTCAGCTTGTGAGTGCCCGAAGCGGAACCTGTGTCTGCTGACTCTCACTTCAGCACTTTTTCAAGTGGACTCACATAGTATGTCAGCCAATTAGggattcatttattttactaagcttctttttaaaattctttgtaagtGTAAACTTTAttccctttttctcctgctttactTTACTGTGAGATGAGCATTCGAGAGTCATGCTGAATACCCAGGGAAAGAGAGCCTGAGCGAGCCAGCCGTGCTGCAGGGAGGCGGGCCCCttgggctgccaggggctgggagcaggggttGCAGACTGTgggaaagaatgagaaggaggcTGAGGTATCCCAGCACCGGACTTTGCCTTTGGAATTTGTTTCCTGGCATCCATCAATAATTGGTGCGCAGACTGAGTTCAGAAATTACGACTGATTTGCTAGCTGGTTATCAGCTTTCCTGAGTCTATATTCTGCGTTGCAGACTAGACTGGTGTGTTCTGGTCttgccctctcctctccagccGCCTGGTAGGTAACGCTGCAGTAAGGCGACTGCTGACGGCCAGTTGAGTGGCCAGTTGAGTGCTGTCCGTATGCAGCTCCTCCCTGTCAGTCCTGTCTGTCACTGAGCTTTCACGGGCATCCGAATGCAGGTCTTCTCTGTCAGCGCAGTGTGCACCTTTTCAGGAACCTTCAGTCTAGTTctctttaaaaaatctctctgTTTTTGTTATAGGGGGTATAACGTGTGTCCTTTCCCTAATCTGTGCCTTGGCCCTTGCTTACTTGGATCACAGAGTAGAAAGAATCCTTcataaagaacaaggaaaaacAGGTAAGTATAAATGCAAGAaaagtggggctttggggaattATGTTCTTTTTGAGATAATTTACAATGAGATAAGTTCCTAGTGCAGTGTTATAAACGTAGTGAGGCTTAGTACATGTCTTGTGTCTTTTATTTCCAAATCTGTTTCCACTTGTCTAAATTTTTggttacattttctttctccttaagtGTTTTTGGCATAATTTACATTCTTGATTGTACTTTGTATATTTGCAAAATGATGGGTGTTCCTGAAAGGGAGCAGGAAGTAGGTATCAGTCTtaggttttgctttttctaatgTCTTTTTAAGTTATCCCGCAAACTATTTCCAGTAATTTACTgagaatagtattttttaaaactgaatgcAAATGTTAATCacatgataaaagaaaaatcttcttgACATAGATGTGGACGGTCACGCCCACACccgcctcccttcctcctcccaggtGAAGTTATTAAGTTAACTGATGTGAAGGACTTCTCCTTACCCCTGTGGCTCATATTTATCATCTGCGTCTCCTATTACGTTGCCGTGTTCCCTTTCATTGGGCTTGGGAAGTGAGTATTCTCTAGCATTCCATCTTTGTGG harbors:
- the LOC111771990 gene encoding lysosomal dipeptide transporter MFSD1 isoform X5, which codes for MIILLRFRVSLSGWGTIIFSCFVCTGQVVFALGGIFNAFWLMEFGRFVFGIGGESLAVAQNTYAVSWFKGKELNLVFGLQLSMARIALRAVRGDWKLAVMGGPPSPANFVELSLTQR